DNA from bacterium:
TACCGCGCGCCGGACGCCCTCGCCTTCGCCGGGGCGGACGCCCCGCCCTGGGTCTCCGAGCTGCTCTCGCCGGAGGCGGTCCGGGCGGCCGGTCTCTTCGATCCGGCGCTGGTCGAGCGGCTCTGGGCGAAGTGCCGGGCGGGGGGCGACCGGCAGTTTTCGCAGGCCGACAACATGGCCTTGGTCGGCGTGCTCAGCGCGCAGTCGCTGCATCTCCAGCTTGTGCGCGAGTTTCCGGATCCGGCGCGTCCCGTCCGCTGGGCCGTCGTCGAGGAGCGGCCGGCCTAAGCTGCGACCGCCGTCGCAATAATAATCGCAACAAGTAAATTTTTCCGGTGAACAAGGTCAAGAACCGGCGTTTCGCCCACGAAGAGTTCCTTCGACCGAGGTCGGGCGCGGCGCGGACGGGGAGGGGTCCGCACGTCCGCGACCTGCGGTCCGGAGGAACGACATGACCCGAATGTCCGCTTTCGCGCGCCGCGCGCGGCGCCCCGTCCTCGTCGCCGCGACGCTCCTGATGGCCGCCGGCGCCTCCTACGCCGCCGATCTCGGCCAGGTCGAGATCCACGGCTTTCTCAGCCAAGGGTTCCTGAAGTCGAACGAGAACAACTATCTCGCCCGCTCCAGCAAGGGGAGCTTCGACTTCACCGAGATGGGGATCAACTTCTCCAGCAGCCCGACGCCGAAGCTGCGGATCGGCGTGCAGCTCTTCTCCCGCACGCTCGGCGACCTCGGCGAGCACAAAGTGGATCTCGACTGGGCGTTCGCCGACTACCGCTTCGACGACCGGTTCGGCGTCCGCGTCGGCCGGTTCAAGACCCCGTACGGGTTCTACAACGAGATCGCCGACATCGACTCGCTGCGCACGACGGTGTTGCTGCCGTTCGGCGTCTACGACATCCGCTTCCGCGACATGATGGTCGCGGTGACCGGCGCGGAGGCGTACGGCACGCTGAAGCTCGGCCCCGCCGGCAGCCTCGACTACGAGGTCTACCGCGGCAACACGCAGCTCGGAACGGACAGCTCGGTCTCCAAGGTCTTCAACGACAAGGGCGTCTTCGTCGTGCGGAAGTGGAACGTGGACCGCCTCGAAGGGGGAGAGCTGATCTGGAACGCGCCGCTCTCCGGCCTCCGCTTCGCGGCCACGCTCGCCCGCGCCTCGTTCACCATGGACGGCGACACGACGCCGCAGGCGGCCGCGCTGCTCCACCTGCCGCCGACGCTGCAGATGTCTTCGAACAACCAGCAGTTCGTCGTCTACTCCGGCGAGTACGTCAACGACAAGTTCTCGCTGCGCGCCGAGCAGTCCCGCTGGCGCGCCCGGTGGGACAGCGACGTCCTGCCGACGCAGTTCCTCGACCGGCGCTCGTGGTACGGGCAGGGAACCTACCGCTTCTCGCGGCTCGTCGAGGCCAGCGCGATGCGCTCGGTCTTCGAGGACCGGGACGCCGGCAAGGACCAGAAGGAATGGGTCGGTTCGCTCCGCTTCGACATCAACGACAACTGGATCGCCAAGGTCGAGTACCACGACGTCCGCGGGACCGCCGGCCTGCTGAACGCGGACAACGGGACGGCGACGCTCGTCCCCCAGCTCCAGCCCGTCCTCGCCGACAAGTGGCGGCTCCTCGCCGTCAAGCTGTCCTTCATCTTCTGAGCCCGCGGGCGGAAAGGAACGAGCGATGAGCTGGATGCGCAGAACGGTCACTCTCTCGCTGGGCCTCGCCGCGGCGTGGCTCGGCGCGGTCGGCCTCGCCTCGGCGGGGACGATCGTCGTCGTCAACCAAGGCGCCGGGTTCGGCGCGATCTCCAAGGACGCGCTCGAGGCGGTCTTCACCGGCAAGACGCAGTCGCTGCCCGACGGCACGCCGGCGGTCGTGGCGACGCTGAAGGGCGGGCCGGCGCACGAGGCGTTCCTCAAGGGACACCTGAACAAGAGCCCGCAGCAGTTCCTCAGCGCGTGGCGGAACCTCGCTTTCACCGGCAAGGGAAAGATGCC
Protein-coding regions in this window:
- a CDS encoding OprO/OprP family phosphate-selective porin, whose product is MTRMSAFARRARRPVLVAATLLMAAGASYAADLGQVEIHGFLSQGFLKSNENNYLARSSKGSFDFTEMGINFSSSPTPKLRIGVQLFSRTLGDLGEHKVDLDWAFADYRFDDRFGVRVGRFKTPYGFYNEIADIDSLRTTVLLPFGVYDIRFRDMMVAVTGAEAYGTLKLGPAGSLDYEVYRGNTQLGTDSSVSKVFNDKGVFVVRKWNVDRLEGGELIWNAPLSGLRFAATLARASFTMDGDTTPQAAALLHLPPTLQMSSNNQQFVVYSGEYVNDKFSLRAEQSRWRARWDSDVLPTQFLDRRSWYGQGTYRFSRLVEASAMRSVFEDRDAGKDQKEWVGSLRFDINDNWIAKVEYHDVRGTAGLLNADNGTATLVPQLQPVLADKWRLLAVKLSFIF
- a CDS encoding phosphate ABC transporter substrate-binding protein, which produces MSWMRRTVTLSLGLAAAWLGAVGLASAGTIVVVNQGAGFGAISKDALEAVFTGKTQSLPDGTPAVVATLKGGPAHEAFLKGHLNKSPQQFLSAWRNLAFTGKGKMPQQFESEEDLVAFVAKTKGAIGYIDDGTPHPGVKVVKVQ